A section of the Kribbella sp. HUAS MG21 genome encodes:
- a CDS encoding TetR family transcriptional regulator, which yields MTTSFSDRGAARRDAVLAVARELLVEEGFDQFVLRRVAAKAGMKLGNLQYYFATRDDLLEALIRAEFEHDLAAVRRATNVDGLTEAARALVRNWTTGAGTVFGTMSLLAYHHTRFRELNHEIYEAFYSELGVLIRRVSPDLPDQEIRMRARLITSVLDGVAMQIHAGATNHTTLTKRAATLVTTIATDR from the coding sequence ATGACGACCTCGTTCAGCGACCGTGGAGCGGCCCGGCGCGACGCCGTCCTCGCCGTCGCCCGGGAACTGCTGGTCGAGGAGGGGTTCGACCAGTTCGTCCTGCGGCGCGTGGCGGCGAAGGCGGGGATGAAGCTCGGCAACCTGCAGTACTACTTCGCGACCCGCGACGACCTGCTCGAGGCGCTGATCCGCGCCGAGTTCGAGCACGACCTGGCCGCCGTACGACGCGCCACGAACGTCGACGGCCTGACCGAGGCAGCCCGCGCCCTGGTCCGCAACTGGACCACCGGAGCCGGCACCGTCTTCGGCACGATGTCGCTGCTCGCGTACCACCACACACGCTTCCGCGAGCTCAACCACGAGATCTACGAGGCGTTCTACTCCGAGCTGGGCGTCCTCATCCGCCGCGTCTCCCCCGACCTGCCCGACCAGGAGATCCGCATGCGCGCCCGGCTCATCACCTCGGTCCTCGACGGAGTAGCCATGCAGATCCACGCCGGCGCCACCAACCACACCACCCTGACCAAACGCGCCGCAACCCTGGTCACCACCATCGCCACCGACCGGTGA
- a CDS encoding acyl-CoA dehydrogenase family protein, translating into MSNSFELYALSEEHQAIREAVRDVCDAKVAPHAGDVDELAEFPKASYDALKASDFHAPHIPEQYGGAGADALATVIVIEEVARACASTSLIPAVNKLGSLPLLLSASDEVKQRYLPPVAAGDSMFSYCLSEPEAGSDAASMKTRAVADGDGYVLNGVKRWITNAGVSDFYTVFAVTDPDARSRGISAFVVEKSDEGVSFGAPEKKLGIKGSPTREVYFDNVRIPADRLIGEPGTGFATAMQTLDHTRVTIAAQALGIAQGALDYALGYVQERKQFGKAIAEFQGLQFMLADMGMKIEAARQLTYAAAARSERNDSDLTYFGAAAKCFASDVAMAVTTDAVQLLGGYGYTHDYPVERMMRDAKITQIYEGTNQVQRIVMARQLLKGIG; encoded by the coding sequence GTGAGTAACTCATTCGAGCTGTACGCGCTGTCCGAGGAGCACCAGGCGATCCGCGAGGCCGTGCGGGACGTCTGCGACGCCAAGGTCGCCCCGCACGCCGGGGACGTGGACGAGCTGGCCGAGTTCCCGAAGGCGTCGTACGACGCGCTGAAGGCCTCGGACTTCCACGCGCCGCACATCCCGGAGCAGTACGGCGGTGCGGGCGCCGACGCGCTGGCCACGGTGATCGTGATCGAGGAGGTCGCCCGCGCGTGCGCCTCGACCTCGCTGATCCCGGCCGTGAACAAGCTCGGCTCACTCCCGCTGCTGCTGTCCGCCTCGGACGAGGTGAAGCAGCGCTACCTGCCGCCGGTCGCGGCCGGTGACTCGATGTTCTCGTACTGCCTGTCCGAACCCGAGGCGGGTTCGGACGCGGCCTCGATGAAGACGCGGGCCGTCGCGGACGGGGACGGGTACGTGCTGAACGGCGTGAAACGGTGGATCACCAACGCCGGGGTCTCGGACTTCTACACGGTGTTCGCGGTCACCGACCCGGACGCGCGGTCGCGGGGCATCTCGGCGTTCGTGGTCGAGAAGTCCGACGAGGGCGTGTCGTTCGGGGCGCCGGAGAAGAAGCTCGGCATCAAGGGTTCGCCGACCCGCGAGGTGTACTTCGACAACGTGCGGATCCCGGCCGATCGGTTGATCGGGGAGCCGGGGACCGGGTTCGCGACCGCGATGCAGACGCTCGACCACACCCGGGTGACGATCGCCGCCCAGGCGCTCGGGATCGCGCAGGGCGCGCTCGACTACGCGCTCGGGTACGTCCAGGAGCGCAAGCAGTTCGGCAAGGCGATCGCGGAGTTCCAGGGCCTGCAGTTCATGCTCGCCGACATGGGCATGAAGATCGAGGCGGCCCGGCAGCTCACGTACGCCGCCGCGGCCCGCTCGGAGCGCAACGACAGTGACCTCACGTACTTCGGCGCCGCCGCCAAGTGCTTCGCCTCCGACGTCGCGATGGCCGTCACCACCGACGCCGTCCAACTCCTCGGCGGCTACGGCTACACCCACGACTACCCGGTCGAACGCATGATGCGCGACGCCAAGATCACCCAGATCTACGAAGGCACCAACCAGGTCCAGCGCATCGTCATGGCCCGCCAACTCCTGAAGGGCATCGGCTGA
- a CDS encoding UDP-glucose/GDP-mannose dehydrogenase family protein, with translation MSEATSRPLRIAVIGTNYLGANTAAGMAEFGFDVIGVEIDEHRLKLLNDGKAPLYEPGLDPLLKKHTDSGRLRFTKDYREIADWADVHFICVGTPQLEGSEAADLSQVHSVVDMLAPLLTKPTLVVGRSTVPVGTSTIVEQRFHAEAPAGTAVEIAWQPEFLREAHGVEDTLHPDRLVFGVQSEAAETRLREVFATPIDEGTPVVVCNLPTAELVKAGANAFLATKISFINALAEMADATGADVTQLADALGYDKRIGRGALNAGPGYGGGCLPKDLRAFMHRAGELGVEEVITLLREVDDINQHRRAGIVDVTHEMLGGEWVGKNVTVLGAAFKAGTDDVRDSPALDVAGRIQLHGANVTVYDPEAMENARRVRPTLRYASTAIEACREAHAVLHLTEWPEFRALDPLALKEVVTTPVVIDARLNLNAETWREAGWVYRAPGKP, from the coding sequence ATGAGTGAAGCGACGTCCCGTCCGCTGCGGATCGCCGTGATCGGCACCAACTACCTCGGCGCGAACACCGCGGCGGGGATGGCCGAGTTCGGTTTCGACGTGATCGGGGTCGAGATCGACGAGCACCGGCTGAAGCTGCTGAACGACGGCAAGGCCCCGCTGTACGAGCCGGGGCTGGACCCGCTGCTGAAGAAGCACACCGACTCCGGCCGGCTGCGGTTCACCAAGGACTACCGGGAGATCGCCGACTGGGCCGACGTGCACTTCATCTGCGTCGGCACCCCGCAGCTCGAGGGCAGCGAGGCCGCCGACCTGTCGCAGGTGCACTCGGTGGTCGACATGCTGGCGCCGCTGCTGACCAAGCCCACGCTGGTGGTCGGCCGCTCGACGGTCCCGGTCGGTACGTCGACCATCGTCGAGCAGCGGTTCCACGCCGAGGCCCCCGCGGGTACGGCGGTGGAGATCGCGTGGCAGCCCGAGTTCCTCCGCGAGGCGCACGGCGTCGAGGACACGCTGCACCCGGACCGCCTGGTGTTCGGCGTCCAGTCGGAGGCCGCGGAGACCCGGCTGCGCGAGGTGTTCGCCACGCCGATCGACGAAGGTACGCCGGTGGTGGTCTGCAACCTGCCGACCGCGGAACTGGTGAAGGCCGGCGCGAACGCGTTCCTGGCCACCAAGATCTCGTTCATCAACGCGCTCGCCGAGATGGCCGACGCGACGGGCGCGGACGTCACGCAGCTCGCCGACGCGCTCGGGTACGACAAGCGGATCGGCCGCGGCGCGCTGAACGCCGGGCCCGGGTACGGCGGCGGTTGCCTGCCGAAGGACCTGCGGGCGTTCATGCACCGGGCCGGCGAGCTCGGCGTCGAGGAGGTCATCACGCTGCTCCGCGAGGTCGACGACATCAACCAGCACCGGCGCGCCGGGATCGTTGACGTCACCCACGAGATGCTCGGCGGCGAGTGGGTCGGCAAGAACGTCACGGTGCTCGGGGCCGCGTTCAAGGCCGGCACCGACGACGTCCGCGACTCGCCCGCGCTGGACGTGGCCGGCCGGATCCAGCTGCACGGCGCGAACGTCACGGTCTACGACCCGGAGGCGATGGAGAACGCCCGCCGCGTCCGCCCGACCCTGCGCTACGCCTCCACCGCGATCGAGGCCTGCCGCGAGGCGCACGCCGTACTGCACCTCACCGAATGGCCCGAGTTCCGCGCCCTGGACCCGCTCGCCCTCAAGGAGGTCGTCACCACCCCGGTCGTCATCGACGCCCGCCTCAACCTGAACGCCGAAACCTGGCGCGAAGCCGGCTGGGTCTACCGGGCTCCCGGCAAGCCCTAG
- a CDS encoding MFS transporter — protein MTPPTESDTQRIPVRYWIWLFGAAVSLLGDLTMSFAIGWSATRHGGSVAGLILLLAAAPRAILLLVGGAVGDRYGAPRVLLASCTAMFLVTGALVPATLAVGEPVWLLVILAIVVGSIDAFFLPSSRSMPRLLVPPEQVPRALASFQVTGVVFAVTGTAIGGVLVSWAGLRAAGGFDALTFGVMIIVLIVLRKTIAPSKRMPTGMLRSIGTGIRVAFGNPLTRALLITMTVAAGLLMPLDGLLFPLLARDHGWDAATAGLLVASRSLGVGVIALRILMWGAFPRPGVVAALGLLLAAVGLLGLSVFDPLPLTFAAGVVSGIGVGTFTGHVLPLLMNSVEREFQSRLQSIVVLCQNIALMVMNPLLGGLADVDTVGITGVCLGIAVLAAVAGCVVLTRPVVRAATVS, from the coding sequence GTGACTCCGCCCACTGAATCGGATACGCAGCGCATTCCGGTCCGCTACTGGATCTGGCTGTTCGGCGCCGCCGTGTCCCTCCTCGGCGACCTGACGATGAGCTTCGCCATCGGCTGGTCCGCCACCCGGCACGGTGGCAGCGTCGCCGGCCTCATCCTCCTCCTCGCCGCCGCCCCCCGAGCCATCCTTCTCCTGGTAGGCGGCGCCGTAGGCGACCGCTACGGAGCCCCCCGAGTCCTCCTGGCCAGCTGCACGGCGATGTTCCTGGTCACCGGCGCCCTCGTCCCCGCCACGCTGGCGGTCGGGGAACCCGTGTGGCTGCTGGTGATCCTCGCGATCGTGGTCGGTTCGATCGACGCGTTCTTCCTGCCGTCGTCGCGGTCGATGCCGCGGCTCCTGGTCCCGCCGGAGCAGGTGCCGCGGGCGCTCGCGAGCTTCCAGGTGACCGGGGTGGTCTTCGCCGTCACCGGTACGGCGATCGGTGGTGTGCTGGTGAGCTGGGCGGGGCTCCGGGCCGCGGGCGGATTCGACGCGCTGACGTTCGGCGTGATGATCATCGTCCTGATCGTGCTCCGGAAGACGATTGCTCCGTCGAAGCGGATGCCGACCGGGATGCTCCGCTCGATCGGCACCGGGATCCGGGTCGCGTTCGGCAACCCGTTGACCCGGGCGCTGCTGATCACGATGACCGTGGCGGCCGGCCTGTTGATGCCGCTCGACGGGTTGCTGTTCCCGCTGCTGGCGCGCGACCACGGCTGGGACGCCGCCACCGCCGGTCTGCTCGTGGCGAGCCGCAGTCTGGGAGTGGGGGTGATCGCGCTACGCATCCTGATGTGGGGCGCGTTTCCCCGGCCGGGCGTGGTCGCCGCGCTTGGCCTGCTGCTCGCGGCTGTCGGCCTGCTCGGCCTGTCGGTGTTCGACCCGCTGCCGCTGACGTTCGCGGCCGGCGTCGTGAGCGGGATCGGCGTCGGCACGTTCACCGGGCACGTGCTGCCGTTGTTGATGAACTCGGTGGAGCGCGAGTTCCAGTCCCGGCTGCAGTCCATCGTGGTGCTCTGCCAGAACATCGCATTGATGGTGATGAACCCGCTGCTGGGCGGCCTGGCCGACGTGGACACGGTCGGCATCACGGGTGTGTGCCTCGGCATCGCGGTGCTGGCAGCCGTCGCCGGTTGCGTCGTACTGACCCGCCCGGTGGTCCGGGCGGCGACGGTCAGCTAG
- the purE gene encoding 5-(carboxyamino)imidazole ribonucleotide mutase, whose translation MSVGIVMGSDSDWPTMKAAAEVCAEFDVPFEADVVSAHRMPTEMIDYGRSAHERGLKVLIAGAGGAAHLPGMLASVTPLPVIGVPVPLKYLDGMDSLLSIVQMPAGVPVATVSIGNARNAGLLAVRILAASDEKLRDRMLGFQESLAELARGKGSTVRDGAAELRKG comes from the coding sequence ATGTCCGTTGGAATCGTGATGGGGTCGGACTCCGACTGGCCGACGATGAAGGCCGCGGCCGAGGTGTGCGCCGAGTTCGACGTGCCCTTTGAGGCAGATGTCGTGTCGGCGCACCGGATGCCGACCGAGATGATCGACTACGGAAGGTCAGCGCACGAGCGCGGGCTCAAGGTACTGATCGCCGGAGCCGGCGGGGCCGCGCACCTGCCCGGGATGCTCGCCTCGGTGACACCGCTGCCGGTGATCGGGGTACCGGTACCGCTGAAGTACCTCGACGGGATGGACTCGCTGCTGTCGATCGTGCAGATGCCGGCCGGAGTTCCGGTTGCGACGGTCTCGATCGGGAACGCTCGGAATGCGGGCCTGCTGGCGGTCCGGATCCTGGCCGCGTCCGACGAGAAACTGCGGGACCGGATGCTCGGGTTCCAGGAGTCGCTCGCCGAGCTGGCGCGCGGCAAGGGCAGTACGGTGCGTGACGGGGCGGCAGAGTTGCGTAAAGGCTGA
- a CDS encoding 5-(carboxyamino)imidazole ribonucleotide synthase has protein sequence MKFDRKDLPVGTPVVGMVGGGQLARMTQETAVALGIQLRVLAEGDTVSAAQAVADAPVGDYKDPETVRRFAAECDVVTFDHEHVPTDLLHALEADGVAVRPGPDALVHAQDKAVMRARLDTFDAPAPAHQVVATAADVADFAKRVGGFPVILKTTRGGYDGKGVWFVDGPDDPQVAAAFGSGVPILAEEKVDFVRELSAIVARSPHGQAVAYPIVESVQKDGICVEVTAPAPGLSAEKAAQAQQTALRIAGELGVVGVLAVEMFEARDGRLLVNELAMRPHNTGHWSIDGAVTSQFENHLRAVLDLPLGSPAARAPYTVMVNVLGGDVDDMHRGLLHCLARDPGLKVHFYGKSVKPGRKVGHVTAYGDDLEATRERARHAAAYLTGTIDE, from the coding sequence GTGAAGTTCGATCGCAAGGATCTCCCCGTCGGTACGCCGGTGGTCGGCATGGTGGGCGGCGGCCAGCTGGCCCGGATGACCCAGGAAACGGCCGTCGCGCTCGGCATCCAGCTCCGCGTGCTCGCCGAGGGCGACACGGTGTCGGCCGCGCAGGCAGTCGCGGACGCGCCCGTCGGCGACTACAAGGACCCCGAGACGGTACGTCGGTTCGCCGCCGAGTGCGACGTGGTGACGTTCGACCACGAGCACGTCCCGACCGACCTGCTGCACGCGCTCGAGGCCGACGGCGTCGCGGTCCGGCCCGGTCCGGACGCGCTGGTGCACGCCCAGGACAAGGCCGTGATGCGCGCCCGGCTGGACACCTTCGACGCGCCGGCGCCCGCGCACCAGGTGGTCGCGACGGCCGCCGACGTGGCGGACTTCGCCAAGCGGGTCGGCGGCTTCCCGGTCATCCTCAAGACCACCCGCGGCGGGTACGACGGCAAGGGCGTCTGGTTCGTCGACGGCCCGGACGACCCGCAGGTCGCGGCCGCGTTCGGCAGCGGCGTACCGATCCTGGCCGAGGAGAAGGTCGACTTCGTCCGCGAGCTCTCCGCGATCGTCGCCCGCTCGCCGCACGGCCAGGCCGTCGCGTACCCGATCGTCGAGTCGGTCCAGAAGGACGGCATCTGCGTCGAGGTGACCGCGCCGGCGCCCGGCCTGTCCGCGGAGAAGGCGGCGCAGGCCCAGCAGACCGCGCTCCGGATCGCCGGCGAGCTCGGCGTCGTGGGTGTGCTCGCGGTCGAGATGTTCGAGGCGCGTGACGGGCGGCTGCTGGTCAACGAGCTCGCGATGCGCCCGCACAACACCGGCCACTGGTCGATCGACGGCGCGGTCACGTCCCAGTTCGAGAACCACCTTCGCGCGGTTCTCGACCTCCCGCTCGGCTCGCCGGCCGCGCGGGCGCCGTACACCGTCATGGTCAACGTGCTCGGCGGCGACGTCGACGACATGCACCGCGGCCTGCTGCACTGCCTGGCCCGCGACCCGGGCCTCAAGGTCCACTTCTACGGCAAGTCGGTGAAACCGGGGCGCAAGGTCGGCCACGTGACGGCGTACGGCGACGACCTCGAAGCGACCCGGGAACGCGCGCGGCACGCGGCGGCGTACCTCACCGGCACCATCGACGAGTAA
- a CDS encoding GtrA family protein, whose product MKLVTTLYRQFQHLVHEVAKFGVVGLLGLVVDLPIYNWLVFNNPLVLADSGVGMLHHKPLTAKFISVTVATIATYLGNRYWTWRHRERSGLHREYVLFFVLNGIGLLIAAGCLAFSRYVLDLHTWLSDNIAANFIGLGLGTLFRFWSYRKFVFREEIALEEAEHTPAPDSPAELDGETTGDLPAVR is encoded by the coding sequence TTGAAGCTCGTCACCACGCTGTACCGCCAGTTCCAGCACCTGGTGCACGAAGTCGCCAAGTTCGGAGTGGTCGGACTGCTCGGACTGGTCGTGGACCTGCCGATCTACAACTGGCTGGTCTTCAACAACCCGCTGGTGCTCGCCGACTCCGGTGTCGGCATGCTGCACCACAAGCCGCTGACGGCCAAGTTCATCTCGGTGACGGTCGCCACGATCGCGACGTACCTCGGCAACCGGTACTGGACCTGGAGGCACCGCGAGCGCTCCGGCCTGCACCGGGAGTACGTGCTGTTCTTCGTGCTGAACGGGATCGGCCTGCTGATCGCGGCCGGCTGCCTGGCGTTCTCGCGGTACGTCCTCGACCTGCACACCTGGCTGTCGGACAACATCGCCGCGAACTTCATCGGCCTCGGCCTCGGCACGCTGTTCCGGTTCTGGTCGTACCGGAAGTTCGTGTTCCGCGAGGAGATCGCCCTCGAGGAGGCCGAGCACACCCCGGCCCCCGACTCCCCGGCCGAACTCGACGGCGAGACGACCGGGGACCTGCCGGCCGTGCGCTGA
- a CDS encoding GNAT family N-acetyltransferase: MTEIEVRTATAAEFEAVGAVFGGAMMFEPTLDDLGRQLFEPERTLAATEDGEIVGTTRALTRDLSVPGAVVDAAHVTGVGVRATHRRRGVMSRLIGQQLREVPEAIAVLWASEPAIYGRFGYGAAAWGTNYEVDLLRLGAPAERIRPGALGVLTADEALKELPAVLRRVQDQRPGVSGRSELRWKGRLQDKPDDRGGRTARQILVHRDEAGTIDGYALWRGKMNWEATGPANEVFLEELAAPDITAYKALWQHLLTMDLCAKLHYGHAAVDEPIQQLVSTPTALDRRVSESLWVRITDVPRALQQRRYAVPLDVVLDVTDELIEANTGRFRLTADESSVSCERTDAAPDLSLSVTELGATYLGGRPLAEFAATGRVVEHTPGALAQATAAFGWPIAPVSVEIF, from the coding sequence ATGACCGAGATCGAGGTGCGGACGGCGACGGCGGCGGAGTTCGAGGCGGTGGGGGCCGTGTTCGGCGGGGCGATGATGTTCGAGCCCACGCTGGACGACCTCGGTCGGCAACTGTTCGAGCCCGAGCGGACGCTGGCGGCGACCGAGGACGGCGAGATCGTCGGGACGACACGGGCGCTCACGCGCGACCTGTCCGTTCCCGGGGCGGTGGTCGACGCGGCTCATGTGACCGGGGTCGGCGTTCGCGCGACGCACCGGCGGCGCGGGGTGATGTCGCGGCTGATCGGGCAGCAGTTGCGTGAGGTGCCGGAGGCGATCGCGGTGCTGTGGGCGAGCGAGCCCGCGATCTACGGCCGGTTCGGGTACGGCGCGGCCGCCTGGGGCACGAACTACGAGGTCGACCTGCTGCGCCTGGGTGCGCCCGCGGAGCGGATCCGTCCGGGCGCGCTCGGCGTACTGACCGCCGACGAGGCCCTCAAGGAGCTTCCGGCCGTACTGCGCCGCGTGCAGGACCAGCGGCCGGGCGTGTCGGGGCGGTCGGAGCTGCGCTGGAAGGGACGCCTGCAGGACAAGCCGGACGACCGCGGCGGACGGACCGCGCGGCAGATCCTGGTGCACCGCGACGAGGCCGGCACCATCGACGGGTACGCGCTCTGGCGGGGCAAGATGAACTGGGAAGCGACCGGCCCGGCGAACGAGGTGTTCCTCGAAGAGCTGGCCGCGCCGGACATCACGGCGTACAAAGCGCTCTGGCAGCACCTGCTGACCATGGACCTGTGCGCGAAGCTGCACTACGGTCACGCGGCGGTGGACGAGCCGATCCAGCAGCTGGTCAGCACGCCGACCGCGCTGGACCGCCGCGTGAGCGAGTCGCTGTGGGTCCGCATCACCGACGTCCCACGGGCCCTCCAGCAGCGCCGGTACGCCGTACCGCTCGACGTCGTCCTGGACGTGACCGACGAACTGATCGAGGCCAACACCGGCCGCTTCCGGCTGACCGCGGACGAGTCATCGGTCAGCTGCGAGCGCACCGACGCGGCACCCGATCTCAGCCTGTCGGTGACCGAACTGGGCGCGACGTACCTCGGCGGCCGGCCACTGGCCGAGTTCGCCGCAACCGGCCGCGTCGTCGAGCACACGCCGGGCGCGCTCGCGCAGGCCACCGCGGCCTTCGGCTGGCCGATCGCGCCGGTAAGCGTCGAGATCTTCTAG
- a CDS encoding PH domain-containing protein, translating into MAISAKLLGEDEYVVVSTRTHWKALIGPVFLLLVVAGLGGFLAAIVPPGSLQTPARIAILAVGVVVLATFALKPFLNWFFSTYTITNRRLITRHGILTRTGRDIPLMRINDVSYEHGLIDRILGCGTLHIESAGERGQVVLPDVPHVEHVHLQMSDLLFGGPEGRPGDGILEDEQPPEHMRRRPQQQEQPRPDDGTIFSSGDDR; encoded by the coding sequence ATGGCGATCTCGGCGAAGTTGTTGGGTGAGGACGAGTACGTCGTCGTCAGCACCCGGACGCACTGGAAGGCGCTGATCGGCCCGGTCTTCCTGCTGCTGGTGGTGGCGGGCCTGGGTGGTTTCCTGGCCGCGATCGTGCCGCCCGGGTCGCTGCAGACGCCGGCCCGGATCGCGATCCTGGCGGTCGGCGTGGTGGTGCTGGCGACCTTCGCGCTGAAGCCGTTCCTGAACTGGTTCTTCTCGACGTACACGATCACCAACCGGCGGCTGATCACCCGGCACGGCATCCTCACCCGCACCGGCCGGGACATCCCGCTGATGCGGATCAACGACGTCTCCTACGAGCACGGGCTGATCGACCGCATCCTCGGCTGCGGCACGCTGCACATCGAGTCCGCCGGCGAGCGCGGCCAGGTCGTGCTGCCCGACGTACCGCATGTCGAGCACGTCCACCTGCAGATGTCCGACCTGCTGTTCGGCGGCCCGGAGGGCAGGCCCGGCGACGGCATCCTCGAGGACGAACAGCCCCCGGAGCACATGCGCCGCCGGCCGCAGCAGCAGGAGCAGCCGCGGCCCGACGACGGCACGATCTTCAGCTCGGGCGACGACCGCTAG
- a CDS encoding OFA family MFS transporter — MAVLSILDREHTVAPPGYSRWLIPPAALAVHLCIGQAYATSIYKTSLVKHFDTSQTAVGVVFSIAIVMLGLSAAVGGTWVERNGPRKAMFVAACFWASGFLVGALGIGTGQLWLVYLGYGVIGGIGLGIGYISPVSTLIKWFPDRPGLATGLAIMGFGGGALVASPLSRQLLGLYDAGYDPDVSTSVAGGGALVGLFLTLGIGYFVIMMFGVFNIRVPADGWAPAGFDSATVRQKALVTTGNVSAANAIRTPQFWLLWVVLFCNVTAGIGILEQASPMIQDFFRGPGSTDGKSAVAVAAASGFVGLLSIFNMAGRFGWSSTSDVIGRKPIYAMYLGVGIIAYTLLASVGDTNTVVFVLLAAVIISFYGGGFATVPAYLRDLFGTYQVGAIHGRLLTAWSAAGIAGPLIVNGFLDREGKPGTLTAAAYRPALFTMVGVLAVGFVANLLIRSVSERFHEKSETTVEAAR; from the coding sequence ATGGCAGTCTTGTCGATACTCGACCGGGAGCACACCGTCGCACCGCCGGGTTACAGCCGCTGGCTGATCCCACCGGCCGCGCTGGCCGTCCACCTCTGTATCGGCCAGGCGTACGCGACCAGTATCTACAAGACCTCGCTGGTGAAGCACTTCGACACCAGCCAGACCGCGGTCGGCGTGGTGTTCAGCATCGCGATCGTCATGCTCGGCCTGTCCGCCGCCGTCGGCGGCACCTGGGTGGAACGCAACGGGCCGCGGAAGGCGATGTTCGTCGCGGCCTGCTTCTGGGCGTCGGGTTTCCTGGTCGGCGCGCTCGGCATCGGCACCGGCCAGCTCTGGCTGGTCTACCTCGGGTACGGCGTGATCGGCGGCATCGGCCTGGGGATCGGGTACATCTCCCCGGTCTCCACGCTGATCAAGTGGTTCCCGGACCGGCCGGGACTCGCGACCGGCCTGGCGATCATGGGCTTCGGCGGCGGCGCGCTGGTCGCCAGCCCGCTGTCACGGCAGCTGCTCGGCCTGTACGACGCCGGGTACGACCCGGACGTCAGTACGTCGGTCGCCGGCGGCGGGGCGCTGGTCGGGCTGTTCCTGACGCTCGGGATCGGCTACTTCGTGATCATGATGTTCGGCGTCTTCAACATCCGGGTGCCCGCGGACGGCTGGGCGCCGGCCGGGTTCGACTCGGCGACCGTGCGGCAGAAGGCACTCGTCACCACCGGCAACGTGTCCGCGGCGAACGCGATCCGGACGCCGCAGTTCTGGCTGCTCTGGGTCGTGTTGTTCTGCAACGTGACCGCGGGGATCGGCATCCTCGAGCAGGCCAGCCCGATGATCCAGGACTTCTTCCGCGGTCCTGGCAGCACTGACGGGAAGTCCGCCGTCGCCGTCGCAGCCGCCTCCGGGTTCGTCGGGTTGCTGTCGATCTTCAACATGGCCGGGCGGTTCGGGTGGTCGTCGACGTCGGACGTGATCGGGCGCAAGCCGATCTACGCGATGTACCTCGGCGTCGGGATCATCGCGTACACGCTGCTGGCGAGCGTCGGCGACACGAACACGGTCGTCTTCGTACTGCTCGCGGCGGTGATCATCTCGTTCTACGGCGGCGGGTTCGCGACGGTTCCGGCGTACCTGCGGGATCTCTTCGGGACGTACCAGGTCGGCGCGATCCACGGGCGGCTGCTGACCGCGTGGTCGGCGGCCGGGATCGCCGGGCCGCTGATCGTCAACGGGTTCCTGGATCGCGAGGGCAAGCCGGGGACGTTGACCGCGGCGGCGTACCGGCCGGCGTTGTTCACGATGGTCGGCGTGCTGGCGGTCGGGTTCGTCGCGAACCTGCTGATCCGCTCGGTGTCGGAGCGGTTCCACGAGAAGTCGGAGACCACGGTGGAGGCCGCACGATGA
- a CDS encoding helix-turn-helix transcriptional regulator, translating to MTTDAFAAFVEVLAGALDEHEATTAELAARVRLSRSHLDRLVEAAAGERPGQLRRRILLERAAYRLLTGSGSILDVAVEAGYGSHEAFTRAFSRAYGVPPGEWRGHPDRIRLDAPSGLHFHPPNGLRVPARDEVSSMDLIRTMVDHHIWLLRRMLGQAATLSDEQLDQPITISVEGIDDDPTLRSLLSRLVGQLGMWHANLAGETYDFAIEQGESVQSMRRRLDAVGPAFAAEVGELCTTNRLDELIVCPGGDKVEVYTAGAMIAHVLTFASYRRTLAVGALHDAGCDDLDSGDPIRWIS from the coding sequence ATGACCACTGACGCGTTCGCCGCCTTCGTCGAGGTGCTGGCTGGTGCGCTGGACGAGCACGAGGCGACGACGGCCGAGTTGGCTGCGCGGGTGCGGCTGTCGCGGTCGCACCTGGATCGGCTGGTCGAGGCGGCGGCGGGTGAGCGGCCCGGCCAGCTGCGGCGGCGGATCCTGCTCGAGCGGGCGGCGTACCGGCTGCTGACCGGGTCCGGGAGCATCCTGGACGTCGCGGTCGAGGCCGGGTACGGGTCGCACGAGGCGTTCACGCGGGCCTTCAGCCGCGCGTACGGCGTACCGCCCGGAGAGTGGCGCGGACACCCGGACCGGATCCGGCTGGACGCGCCCAGTGGTCTGCATTTCCACCCGCCGAACGGGTTGCGGGTGCCGGCCAGGGACGAGGTGAGTTCGATGGATCTGATCAGGACGATGGTTGACCATCACATCTGGCTGCTGCGCCGGATGCTCGGGCAGGCGGCGACACTGTCCGACGAACAGCTCGACCAACCGATCACGATCTCCGTCGAGGGCATCGACGACGATCCGACGCTGCGCTCTTTGCTGTCCCGGTTGGTCGGCCAGCTCGGCATGTGGCACGCGAACCTCGCGGGCGAGACGTACGACTTCGCGATCGAGCAGGGCGAGAGCGTGCAGAGCATGCGCCGCCGGCTGGACGCAGTCGGCCCGGCGTTCGCGGCCGAGGTCGGGGAGCTGTGTACGACGAACCGCCTGGACGAGCTGATCGTCTGCCCCGGCGGTGACAAGGTCGAGGTCTACACCGCCGGCGCGATGATCGCCCACGTCCTCACGTTCGCGTCGTACCGCCGAACGCTGGCCGTCGGCGCCCTGCACGACGCCGGTTGCGACGACCTCGACAGCGGCGACCCGATCCGCTGGATCAGCTGA